In one Mustela lutreola isolate mMusLut2 chromosome 8, mMusLut2.pri, whole genome shotgun sequence genomic region, the following are encoded:
- the LOC131837892 gene encoding olfactory receptor 10A7 produces MICENHTRVTEFILLGFTNNLEMQVSLFILFLIIYTVTLLGNFLIITVTSVDSALQTPMYFFLRNLSLLEVCFTLVMVPKMLVDLLSSRKIISFVGCGIQMYFFFFFGSSECFLLSMMAYDRFVAIGNPLRYSVIMNRPLCLWMVLGSWMSGVPVSMLQTAWLMALPFCGPNTIDHFFCDGPPVLQLVTQDTTMYEMQALASTLLFIMFPFSLILVSYTRIIITILRMSSATGRQKAFSTCSSHLIVVSLFYGTASLTYLRPKSNQSPESKKLVSLSYTVITPMLNPIIYSLRNNEVKGAVKRTFTQKVLQKLDVF; encoded by the coding sequence ATGATTTGTGAAAATCACACCAGAGTCACTGAATTTATTCTTCTCGGTTTTACAAATAACCTTGAGATGCAAGtttccctctttattttgttcctcatCATCTATACAGTTACTTTGTTGGGCAACTTCCTTATCATCACAGTCACCAGTGTGGATTCTGCTCTTCAAACACCCATGTACTTCTTTCTCCGAAACCTATCACTTCTTGAAGTTTGTTTCACCTTGGTCATGGTGCCAAAGATGTTGGTGGATCTACTGTCTTCAAGGAAAATCATCTCTTTTGTAGGCTGTGGGATCCAGatgtactttttcttcttctttggcaGCTCTGAATGCTTTCTCCTATCTATGATGGCATATGATCGCTTTGTGGCTATTGGTAACCCTCTCCGTTATTCAGTCATAATGAATAGGCCCTTATGCTTATGGATGGTTCTCGGCTCTTGGATGTCTGGTGTTCCTGTCTCTATGCTACAGACAGCTTGGTTGATGGCCCTTCCTTTCTGTGGACCAAATACTATAGACCACTTTTTTTGTGATGGTCCTCCAGTGCTGCAACTAGTCACTCAAGATACAACCATGTATGAAATGCAAGCACTTGCTTCCACGCTACTATTTATCATGTTTCCCTTTTCCCTCATTTTGGTCTCCTATACCCGCATTATCATCACTATCCTGAGGATGTCCTCTGCTACTGGTCGCCAGAAGGCATTCTCTACTTGTTCATCACACCTCATTGTGGTATCCCTTTTCTATGGAACAGCCAGTTTGACCTACCTAAGGCCCAAATCCAACCAGTCCCCCGAGAGCAAGAAGCTAGTGTCATTGTCCTACACTGTCATCACTCCTATGTTAAACCCCATCATCTACAGCCTTAGGAACAATGAAGTGAAGGGGGCAGTCAAGAGGACATTTACTCAAAAAGTCTTGCAGAAGTTAGATGTGTTTTGA
- the LOC131839753 gene encoding olfactory receptor 10C1-like has protein sequence MSRNQSLCTTFTFVAFSSLGELQPALFVVFLVIYSFTVGGNLIVISLIWVTPSLHTPMYFFLVNLSFLEMCYITSVVPQMLVHLLEETKTISVGGCAAQMYIFAILGLTECCLLAAMAYDRFVAICYPLHYTLLMGPRVCLKLAVASWTTGVVVESAQITRIFSLPFCGTGKIQHFFCDIMPVVKLACTDTSHIEIVMFAVSVLFIMTPCLLILCSYLRILVTIVRIPSATGRRKAFSTCSSHILVVSLFYGTALFTYLQPKTAHTPETDKATALMYTVVTPALNPVIYTLRNKEVKEAFQRVTQKNPLRQMA, from the coding sequence ATGAGTAGAAATCAGTCCCTCTGTACCACATTCACATTCGTGGCTTTTTCCTCTCTAGGAGAGTTACAGCCTGCGCTCTTTGTTGTGTTCTTAGTCATTTACTCATTTACTGTGGGAGGAAACCTCATCGTCATCTCCCTGATCTGGGTAACCCCTTCCCTGCACACTCCCATGTATTTCTTCTTAGTTAACCTGTCTTTTCTGGAGATGTGCTATATTACCAGTGTGGTGCCTCAGATGCTAGTGCACCTGCTGGAGGAGACCAAGACCATAAGTGTGGGGGGCTGTGCAGCTCAGATGTACATATTTGCCATCTTGGGACTGACAGAATGCTGCCTGCTGGCAGCCATGGCTTATGACCGCTTTGTAGCTATTTGTTATCCGCTGCATTATACTCTGTTGATGGGCCCTCGTGTGTGTTTGAAATTGGCTGTGGCATCTTGGACCACTGGGGTGGTGGTGGAGTCAGCCCAGATCACCCGCATCTTCAGTCTGCCCTTCTGTGGAACAGGAAAGATTCAGCACTTTTTTTGTGACATCATGCCTGTAGTGAAACTGGCTTGTACTGATACATCCCACATTGAGATTGTGATGTTCGCTGTCTCTGTGCTCTTTATTATGACTCCCTGTTTGCTCATCCTGTGCTCCTACCTGAGGATTCTTGTAACCATCGTGAGAATCCCTTCAGCAACTGGCAGACGCAAAGCTTTCTCCACTTGTTCATCTCATATCCTCGTTGTTTCTCTGTTCTATGGCACTGCCTTGTTCACTTATCTTCAGCCAAAGACTGCACACACTCCAGAAACAGACAAAGCAACTGCACTCATGTACACAGTGGTCACACCTGCTCTGAATCCTGTTATCTACACCTTGCGgaacaaagaagtaaaggaagccTTTCAAAGAGTAACACAGAAGAACCCTCTGAGACAAATGGCCTAA